The Musa acuminata AAA Group cultivar baxijiao chromosome BXJ2-2, Cavendish_Baxijiao_AAA, whole genome shotgun sequence genome has a segment encoding these proteins:
- the LOC103975224 gene encoding uncharacterized protein LOC103975224 isoform X2, whose protein sequence is MGDPSLAHTDSIQDGTEDADPPHELNRKHFLTVKSHIRQKKHKELLALAEEDPGRPVNLMNDTLLHVVIACNKADLAKSIILQMPVETLAAKNLYGDTALHVTAAVGNSEVAKELFDTREDLIGEQNLKQETPLHKAAFYGHHDMFWCLVDEGKGSPYDRREDGATMLHCAIMGNEPGLALEIAERFPLLITSRNTMAVTPLQLMVTVPGLFRSQMVLGCFESILYGFIPLEKDSHRTRQRDEEEAPGSSNDAGQAEATEQDDHEYFGRQRTIRSRFPSCCCTLVDRLVIPVKWVHLFLFIILTTLYPRTRHLEKIKRTHRKALELIEFLARDPRNMEFYVLGRKQGDGGAPAAGFRERGEGQDQLNTPAASTRRWNEPPLILGAQMGIPEFVSTILRVCPEAATYLDTRGRSVLQVAIEHGNREIVRTIREMIRGKNPILPSWLLSRVDKRTGRTILHLASATAPEHNQDALQMQDELRWFETVRDMVPKELVYSRNAQEMTAEEMFTESHREMLKSCKGQLMETGRTCSGLVAAVVFASSFSIPGDKDPATGNPVYFGAAVPSYNPNEILLCPLVVCDGDAVFSGGVHLQHLPTDIWLAEGEVEGLDSIRIGAHRLPRHLFPGVVLSWLRFRSIFPCSSLGLSQQA, encoded by the exons ATGGGGGATCCCTCTCTTGCCCATACGGATTCCATTCAGGACGGCACGGAGGATGCTGATCCACCGCACGAGCTCAACAGGAAACATTTTCTCACGGTGAAGTCTCACATCCGTCAGAAGAAGCACAAGGAACTCTTGGCTCTAGCCGAAGAAGATCCTGGTCGCCCTGTGAACCTCATGAACGACACTTTGCTCCACGTCGTCATAGCTTGCAACAAGGCGGACCTCGCCAAAAGTATTATCTTGCAGATGCCAGTGGAGACCCTCGCGGCCAAGAATTTGTACGGCGACACGGCTCTTCATGTCACTGCCGCCGTGGGTAACAGCGAGGTGGCCAAGGAGCTGTTCGACACGAGAGAAGATCTCATCGGAGAACAGAACCTGAAGCAGGAGACACCACTTCACAAAGCGGCGTTCTACGGGCATCATGACATGTTCTGGTGCCTGGTGGACGAGGGGAAGGGCTCCCCGTACGATCGGAGGGAGGACGGCGCCACCATGCTGCACTGCGCCATCATGGGCAACGAGCCGG GGCTAGCACTGGAGATTGCAGAGCGTTTTCCATTGCTGATCACGTCGAGGAATACTATGGCGGTAACCCCGTTGCAGCTGATGGTGACCGTTCCGGGGTTATTCCGAAGCCAAATGGTACTGGGCTGCTTCGAGTCCATCCTCTATGGCT TTATTCCTTTGGAGAAGGACTCACACAGGACACGTCAAAGAGATGAAGAGGAGGCACCTGGAAGCTCCAACGATGCCGGT CAAGCTGAAGCCACAGAGCAAGATGACCACGAATATTTCGGGAGGCAGAGAACAATTCGTTCGAGATTTCCATCTTGCTGCTGTACTCTCGTTGACAGATTAGTCATCCCAG TCAAATGGGTTCATCTGTTTCTTTTCATCATTTTAACGACTT TGTACCCTCGAACCCGACATCTGGAGAAGATTAAGAGAACCCATAGAAAAGCCTTGGAACTCATCGAATTTTTAGCCCGCGACCCGAGAAACATGGAGTTCTACGTGCTGGGAAGAAAACAAGGTGACGGCGGAGCTCCTGCGGCAGGCTTTCGAGAAAGAGGTGAGGGACAAGATCAACTTAACACACCAGCTGCGTCTACCAGAAGATGGAACGAGCCACCCTTGATCTTGGGTGCACAAATGGGCATTCCCGAGTTCGTCAGTACCATCTTACGAGTGTGTCCGGAGGCAGCTACGTACCTGGACACCCGTGGCCGAAGCGTTCTCCAAGTAGCAATAGAGCATGGTAACCGAGAGATTGTGAGAACTATACGTGAGATGATTCGGGGGAAGAATCCCATACTACCATCCTGGCTACTGTCCCGCGTCGACAAAAGGACCGGAAGAACCATCCTGCACTTGGCTTCGGCAACTGCCCCCGAGCATAACCAAGATGCTCTAcagatgcaagatgaattaagatGGTTTGAG ACGGTGAGAGATATGGTTCCTAAGGAATTAGTGTACAGTCGGAACGCGCAAGAGATGACCGCAGAAGAGATGTTTACTGAGAGTCACCGGGAGATGCTCAAGAGTTGCAAGGGTCAACTAATGGAAACGGGCAGGACGTGTTCAGGGCTTGTCGCTGCTGTAGTGTTCGCGTCGAGCTTCTCCATCCCCGGCGATAAGGACCCAGCGACCGGCAACCCGGTTTACTTCG GAGCAGCAGTTCCGTCGTATAATCCCAACGAAATACTTCTTTGCCCGCTCGTCGTTTGCGATGGCGATGCTGTCTTTTCTGGTGGCGTTCACCTGCAACATCTACCTACAGATATATGGCTGGCAGAAGGCGAAGTCGAAGGACTTGATTCCATTCGTATTGGAGCTCACCGTCTTCCCCGTCATCTGTTCCCTGGTGTTGTTCTTTCGTGGCTCCGATTTCGGTCTATCTTTCCTTGTTCGTCTTTGGGTTTGAGTCAACAAGCATGA
- the LOC103975224 gene encoding uncharacterized protein LOC103975224 isoform X3, producing MGDPSLAHTDSIQDGTEDADPPHELNRKHFLTVKSHIRQKKHKELLALAEEDPGRPVNLMNDTLLHVVIACNKADLAKSIILQMPVETLAAKNLYGDTALHVTAAVGNSEVAKELFDTREDLIGEQNLKQETPLHKAAFYGHHDMFWCLVDEGKGSPYDRREDGATMLHCAIMGNEPGLALEIAERFPLLITSRNTMAVTPLQLMVTVPGLFRSQMVLGCFESILYGFIPLEKDSHRTRQRDEEEAPGSSNDAGQAEATEQDDHEYFGRQRTIRSRFPSCCCTLVDRLVIPVKWVHLFLFIILTTLYPRTRHLEKIKRTHRKALELIEFLARDPRNMEFYVLGRKQGDGGAPAAGFRERGEGQDQLNTPAASTRRWNEPPLILGAQMGIPEFVSTILRVCPEAATYLDTRGRSVLQVAIEHGNREIVRTIREMIRGKNPILPSWLLSRVDKRTGRTILHLASATAPEHNQDALQMQDELRWFETVRDMVPKELVYSRNAQEMTAEEMFTESHREMLKSCKGQLMETGRTCSGLVAAVVFASSFSIPGDKDPATGNPVYFAVPSYNPNEILLCPLVVCDGDAVFSGGVHLQHLPTDIWLAEGEVEGLDSIRIGAHRLPRHLFPGVVLSWLRFRSIFPCSSLGLSQQA from the exons ATGGGGGATCCCTCTCTTGCCCATACGGATTCCATTCAGGACGGCACGGAGGATGCTGATCCACCGCACGAGCTCAACAGGAAACATTTTCTCACGGTGAAGTCTCACATCCGTCAGAAGAAGCACAAGGAACTCTTGGCTCTAGCCGAAGAAGATCCTGGTCGCCCTGTGAACCTCATGAACGACACTTTGCTCCACGTCGTCATAGCTTGCAACAAGGCGGACCTCGCCAAAAGTATTATCTTGCAGATGCCAGTGGAGACCCTCGCGGCCAAGAATTTGTACGGCGACACGGCTCTTCATGTCACTGCCGCCGTGGGTAACAGCGAGGTGGCCAAGGAGCTGTTCGACACGAGAGAAGATCTCATCGGAGAACAGAACCTGAAGCAGGAGACACCACTTCACAAAGCGGCGTTCTACGGGCATCATGACATGTTCTGGTGCCTGGTGGACGAGGGGAAGGGCTCCCCGTACGATCGGAGGGAGGACGGCGCCACCATGCTGCACTGCGCCATCATGGGCAACGAGCCGG GGCTAGCACTGGAGATTGCAGAGCGTTTTCCATTGCTGATCACGTCGAGGAATACTATGGCGGTAACCCCGTTGCAGCTGATGGTGACCGTTCCGGGGTTATTCCGAAGCCAAATGGTACTGGGCTGCTTCGAGTCCATCCTCTATGGCT TTATTCCTTTGGAGAAGGACTCACACAGGACACGTCAAAGAGATGAAGAGGAGGCACCTGGAAGCTCCAACGATGCCGGT CAAGCTGAAGCCACAGAGCAAGATGACCACGAATATTTCGGGAGGCAGAGAACAATTCGTTCGAGATTTCCATCTTGCTGCTGTACTCTCGTTGACAGATTAGTCATCCCAG TCAAATGGGTTCATCTGTTTCTTTTCATCATTTTAACGACTT TGTACCCTCGAACCCGACATCTGGAGAAGATTAAGAGAACCCATAGAAAAGCCTTGGAACTCATCGAATTTTTAGCCCGCGACCCGAGAAACATGGAGTTCTACGTGCTGGGAAGAAAACAAGGTGACGGCGGAGCTCCTGCGGCAGGCTTTCGAGAAAGAGGTGAGGGACAAGATCAACTTAACACACCAGCTGCGTCTACCAGAAGATGGAACGAGCCACCCTTGATCTTGGGTGCACAAATGGGCATTCCCGAGTTCGTCAGTACCATCTTACGAGTGTGTCCGGAGGCAGCTACGTACCTGGACACCCGTGGCCGAAGCGTTCTCCAAGTAGCAATAGAGCATGGTAACCGAGAGATTGTGAGAACTATACGTGAGATGATTCGGGGGAAGAATCCCATACTACCATCCTGGCTACTGTCCCGCGTCGACAAAAGGACCGGAAGAACCATCCTGCACTTGGCTTCGGCAACTGCCCCCGAGCATAACCAAGATGCTCTAcagatgcaagatgaattaagatGGTTTGAG ACGGTGAGAGATATGGTTCCTAAGGAATTAGTGTACAGTCGGAACGCGCAAGAGATGACCGCAGAAGAGATGTTTACTGAGAGTCACCGGGAGATGCTCAAGAGTTGCAAGGGTCAACTAATGGAAACGGGCAGGACGTGTTCAGGGCTTGTCGCTGCTGTAGTGTTCGCGTCGAGCTTCTCCATCCCCGGCGATAAGGACCCAGCGACCGGCAACCCGGTTTACTTCG CAGTTCCGTCGTATAATCCCAACGAAATACTTCTTTGCCCGCTCGTCGTTTGCGATGGCGATGCTGTCTTTTCTGGTGGCGTTCACCTGCAACATCTACCTACAGATATATGGCTGGCAGAAGGCGAAGTCGAAGGACTTGATTCCATTCGTATTGGAGCTCACCGTCTTCCCCGTCATCTGTTCCCTGGTGTTGTTCTTTCGTGGCTCCGATTTCGGTCTATCTTTCCTTGTTCGTCTTTGGGTTTGAGTCAACAAGCATGA
- the LOC103975224 gene encoding uncharacterized protein LOC103975224 isoform X1, translated as MGDPSLAHTDSIQDGTEDADPPHELNRKHFLTVKSHIRQKKHKELLALAEEDPGRPVNLMNDTLLHVVIACNKADLAKSIILQMPVETLAAKNLYGDTALHVTAAVGNSEVAKELFDTREDLIGEQNLKQETPLHKAAFYGHHDMFWCLVDEGKGSPYDRREDGATMLHCAIMGNEPGLALEIAERFPLLITSRNTMAVTPLQLMVTVPGLFRSQMVLGCFESILYGFIPLEKDSHRTRQRDEEEAPGSSNDAGQAEATEQDDHEYFGRQRTIRSRFPSCCCTLVDRLVIPVKWVHLFLFIILTTLYPRTRHLEKIKRTHRKALELIEFLARDPRNMEFYVLGRKQGDGGAPAAGFRERGEGQDQLNTPAASTRRWNEPPLILGAQMGIPEFVSTILRVCPEAATYLDTRGRSVLQVAIEHGNREIVRTIREMIRGKNPILPSWLLSRVDKRTGRTILHLASATAPEHNQDALQMQDELRWFETVRDMVPKELVYSRNAQEMTAEEMFTESHREMLKSCKGQLMETGRTCSGLVAAVVFASSFSIPGDKDPATGNPVYFGRAAFTVFSHFYVIGLSCAATSLVLFLSLAMSPYKEQQFRRIIPTKYFFARSSFAMAMLSFLVAFTCNIYLQIYGWQKAKSKDLIPFVLELTVFPVICSLVLFFRGSDFGLSFLVRLWV; from the exons ATGGGGGATCCCTCTCTTGCCCATACGGATTCCATTCAGGACGGCACGGAGGATGCTGATCCACCGCACGAGCTCAACAGGAAACATTTTCTCACGGTGAAGTCTCACATCCGTCAGAAGAAGCACAAGGAACTCTTGGCTCTAGCCGAAGAAGATCCTGGTCGCCCTGTGAACCTCATGAACGACACTTTGCTCCACGTCGTCATAGCTTGCAACAAGGCGGACCTCGCCAAAAGTATTATCTTGCAGATGCCAGTGGAGACCCTCGCGGCCAAGAATTTGTACGGCGACACGGCTCTTCATGTCACTGCCGCCGTGGGTAACAGCGAGGTGGCCAAGGAGCTGTTCGACACGAGAGAAGATCTCATCGGAGAACAGAACCTGAAGCAGGAGACACCACTTCACAAAGCGGCGTTCTACGGGCATCATGACATGTTCTGGTGCCTGGTGGACGAGGGGAAGGGCTCCCCGTACGATCGGAGGGAGGACGGCGCCACCATGCTGCACTGCGCCATCATGGGCAACGAGCCGG GGCTAGCACTGGAGATTGCAGAGCGTTTTCCATTGCTGATCACGTCGAGGAATACTATGGCGGTAACCCCGTTGCAGCTGATGGTGACCGTTCCGGGGTTATTCCGAAGCCAAATGGTACTGGGCTGCTTCGAGTCCATCCTCTATGGCT TTATTCCTTTGGAGAAGGACTCACACAGGACACGTCAAAGAGATGAAGAGGAGGCACCTGGAAGCTCCAACGATGCCGGT CAAGCTGAAGCCACAGAGCAAGATGACCACGAATATTTCGGGAGGCAGAGAACAATTCGTTCGAGATTTCCATCTTGCTGCTGTACTCTCGTTGACAGATTAGTCATCCCAG TCAAATGGGTTCATCTGTTTCTTTTCATCATTTTAACGACTT TGTACCCTCGAACCCGACATCTGGAGAAGATTAAGAGAACCCATAGAAAAGCCTTGGAACTCATCGAATTTTTAGCCCGCGACCCGAGAAACATGGAGTTCTACGTGCTGGGAAGAAAACAAGGTGACGGCGGAGCTCCTGCGGCAGGCTTTCGAGAAAGAGGTGAGGGACAAGATCAACTTAACACACCAGCTGCGTCTACCAGAAGATGGAACGAGCCACCCTTGATCTTGGGTGCACAAATGGGCATTCCCGAGTTCGTCAGTACCATCTTACGAGTGTGTCCGGAGGCAGCTACGTACCTGGACACCCGTGGCCGAAGCGTTCTCCAAGTAGCAATAGAGCATGGTAACCGAGAGATTGTGAGAACTATACGTGAGATGATTCGGGGGAAGAATCCCATACTACCATCCTGGCTACTGTCCCGCGTCGACAAAAGGACCGGAAGAACCATCCTGCACTTGGCTTCGGCAACTGCCCCCGAGCATAACCAAGATGCTCTAcagatgcaagatgaattaagatGGTTTGAG ACGGTGAGAGATATGGTTCCTAAGGAATTAGTGTACAGTCGGAACGCGCAAGAGATGACCGCAGAAGAGATGTTTACTGAGAGTCACCGGGAGATGCTCAAGAGTTGCAAGGGTCAACTAATGGAAACGGGCAGGACGTGTTCAGGGCTTGTCGCTGCTGTAGTGTTCGCGTCGAGCTTCTCCATCCCCGGCGATAAGGACCCAGCGACCGGCAACCCGGTTTACTTCGGTAGGGCAGCTTTTACGGTCTTCTCACATTTTTACGTGATTGGGTTGTCATGCGCCGCCACATCTCTGGTGTTGTTCTTATCCCTCGCCATGTCACCGTACAAGGAGCAGCAGTTCCGTCGTATAATCCCAACGAAATACTTCTTTGCCCGCTCGTCGTTTGCGATGGCGATGCTGTCTTTTCTGGTGGCGTTCACCTGCAACATCTACCTACAGATATATGGCTGGCAGAAGGCGAAGTCGAAGGACTTGATTCCATTCGTATTGGAGCTCACCGTCTTCCCCGTCATCTGTTCCCTGGTGTTGTTCTTTCGTGGCTCCGATTTCGGTCTATCTTTCCTTGTTCGTCTTTGGGTTTGA
- the LOC103975224 gene encoding uncharacterized protein LOC103975224 isoform X4, with protein sequence MGDPSLAHTDSIQDGTEDADPPHELNRKHFLTVKSHIRQKKHKELLALAEEDPGRPVNLMNDTLLHVVIACNKADLAKSIILQMPVETLAAKNLYGDTALHVTAAVGNSEVAKELFDTREDLIGEQNLKQETPLHKAAFYGHHDMFWCLVDEGKGSPYDRREDGATMLHCAIMGNEPGLALEIAERFPLLITSRNTMAVTPLQLMVTVPGLFRSQMVLGCFESILYGLYPRTRHLEKIKRTHRKALELIEFLARDPRNMEFYVLGRKQGDGGAPAAGFRERGEGQDQLNTPAASTRRWNEPPLILGAQMGIPEFVSTILRVCPEAATYLDTRGRSVLQVAIEHGNREIVRTIREMIRGKNPILPSWLLSRVDKRTGRTILHLASATAPEHNQDALQMQDELRWFETVRDMVPKELVYSRNAQEMTAEEMFTESHREMLKSCKGQLMETGRTCSGLVAAVVFASSFSIPGDKDPATGNPVYFGRAAFTVFSHFYVIGLSCAATSLVLFLSLAMSPYKEQQFRRIIPTKYFFARSSFAMAMLSFLVAFTCNIYLQIYGWQKAKSKDLIPFVLELTVFPVICSLVLFFRGSDFGLSFLVRLWV encoded by the exons ATGGGGGATCCCTCTCTTGCCCATACGGATTCCATTCAGGACGGCACGGAGGATGCTGATCCACCGCACGAGCTCAACAGGAAACATTTTCTCACGGTGAAGTCTCACATCCGTCAGAAGAAGCACAAGGAACTCTTGGCTCTAGCCGAAGAAGATCCTGGTCGCCCTGTGAACCTCATGAACGACACTTTGCTCCACGTCGTCATAGCTTGCAACAAGGCGGACCTCGCCAAAAGTATTATCTTGCAGATGCCAGTGGAGACCCTCGCGGCCAAGAATTTGTACGGCGACACGGCTCTTCATGTCACTGCCGCCGTGGGTAACAGCGAGGTGGCCAAGGAGCTGTTCGACACGAGAGAAGATCTCATCGGAGAACAGAACCTGAAGCAGGAGACACCACTTCACAAAGCGGCGTTCTACGGGCATCATGACATGTTCTGGTGCCTGGTGGACGAGGGGAAGGGCTCCCCGTACGATCGGAGGGAGGACGGCGCCACCATGCTGCACTGCGCCATCATGGGCAACGAGCCGG GGCTAGCACTGGAGATTGCAGAGCGTTTTCCATTGCTGATCACGTCGAGGAATACTATGGCGGTAACCCCGTTGCAGCTGATGGTGACCGTTCCGGGGTTATTCCGAAGCCAAATGGTACTGGGCTGCTTCGAGTCCATCCTCTATGGCT TGTACCCTCGAACCCGACATCTGGAGAAGATTAAGAGAACCCATAGAAAAGCCTTGGAACTCATCGAATTTTTAGCCCGCGACCCGAGAAACATGGAGTTCTACGTGCTGGGAAGAAAACAAGGTGACGGCGGAGCTCCTGCGGCAGGCTTTCGAGAAAGAGGTGAGGGACAAGATCAACTTAACACACCAGCTGCGTCTACCAGAAGATGGAACGAGCCACCCTTGATCTTGGGTGCACAAATGGGCATTCCCGAGTTCGTCAGTACCATCTTACGAGTGTGTCCGGAGGCAGCTACGTACCTGGACACCCGTGGCCGAAGCGTTCTCCAAGTAGCAATAGAGCATGGTAACCGAGAGATTGTGAGAACTATACGTGAGATGATTCGGGGGAAGAATCCCATACTACCATCCTGGCTACTGTCCCGCGTCGACAAAAGGACCGGAAGAACCATCCTGCACTTGGCTTCGGCAACTGCCCCCGAGCATAACCAAGATGCTCTAcagatgcaagatgaattaagatGGTTTGAG ACGGTGAGAGATATGGTTCCTAAGGAATTAGTGTACAGTCGGAACGCGCAAGAGATGACCGCAGAAGAGATGTTTACTGAGAGTCACCGGGAGATGCTCAAGAGTTGCAAGGGTCAACTAATGGAAACGGGCAGGACGTGTTCAGGGCTTGTCGCTGCTGTAGTGTTCGCGTCGAGCTTCTCCATCCCCGGCGATAAGGACCCAGCGACCGGCAACCCGGTTTACTTCGGTAGGGCAGCTTTTACGGTCTTCTCACATTTTTACGTGATTGGGTTGTCATGCGCCGCCACATCTCTGGTGTTGTTCTTATCCCTCGCCATGTCACCGTACAAGGAGCAGCAGTTCCGTCGTATAATCCCAACGAAATACTTCTTTGCCCGCTCGTCGTTTGCGATGGCGATGCTGTCTTTTCTGGTGGCGTTCACCTGCAACATCTACCTACAGATATATGGCTGGCAGAAGGCGAAGTCGAAGGACTTGATTCCATTCGTATTGGAGCTCACCGTCTTCCCCGTCATCTGTTCCCTGGTGTTGTTCTTTCGTGGCTCCGATTTCGGTCTATCTTTCCTTGTTCGTCTTTGGGTTTGA